The genomic DNA gacacggctaggacatccgggttggcagagtgtgctagggcagtgaataaaacaaacttagggaggaggcttctaatgttaacatgcatgaaaccaaggcttttacggttacagaagtcaagaaatgagagtgcctggggaatggaAGTGTTAACCTACACATCACccaaggaacagaggaggagtagaataagggtacggctaaaggctaaaagaactggtcgtctagtacgttcagaacagagaataaaagaggggggggtcgcccagggagccatacaagctagatcCGCCACCGTGTATGCCCTATAACAATCTGTATGTCCtgcaggtactgtatattaattTAACATGAGAATTCTGTGAATGGAATATTGTACATTTAAACCAACTTCTTCTGATTTGAGTTCATACTGATAAACGTTGCACCCCCGAGGGGACATAGGGTCATGTGTGGAAATGTGGTCTGTTGCTAACATACAGCGTTGATGCCGTTGAGCTGCTGGGCAGCGTTGAGCAGGATGATGGTGAGGACTTGCCAGCGGAGGCTGCGGTCCATGAACAGCTGCCACGGCTTCTTGGGTTTAATGCCAATGGCGctgaccctctccctctccatgtcctcCCGCTCGCGATCAAAGTTATCCGTGCCGTGGAGTTGCTTCATCGCTGTCCACAGGAAACACAAGACACAGCTCACATGGTCTCTTTCCACTCCACGCTTCATTTATTATCCCTCACACTCATAACAGGAATCCACCCAGCCAGCGTAACAAAACCAAACCAGACAGACACAGTGGGATACACAGAGGTATTTATTTGATTAGCAAGGATTGTGTGACTAATGAGAGACATTGCCTATGCGCAGTGTAACTTGCTGTTACAGTATGCACTGCAGTCATGTGCTTGACCCAGTATGTCTCTCAAGGGGAAAGATTTGTATAATTTATGTTTCCCGTCCCGTAATCTCAGATAAAGGAAGAATCATCACCCCCTCCAAACTTTCCatcatgtcaaatcaatgttCAGGTATGGAGTGACACAGGTCGGCTCTCTTTTTTTAGATGAATGATCGTAGGTTACGTTACAATTTAGGTTTGCAGACTTGGATCCTGCTTTTTCGCTAAAACAACTGTTTTCTGTCCCAATAGTTTTCAGCACGATGACTGTTGTCAGTCCTTATGTGGTAGATATTATGGTAGATATTTTGCCATGTGATTGGAACATACCTTTTCTACATCCAACGTCATCCCCTCTGTCGATCAACAGGTAGCGAGGGCTCTCTGGGAACCAGGGCAGTATGAGGAGCTGCAGGAACGCTGGGATACAGGTGGTGCAGAGCAGGATGGGCCAGTGTTCTTCTTTACCGAGGAGCTCCCTGCAGGATCATAGACACTCATTATAGGAACCTACACAATACGTTATGCGCAGTCTTCATTTCAAAGTACTCTGGAAGTTAGTAGGCAATAGTCCAGGATGATCTAAACTTACTTAAGCCCAATCACCTGTCCAGTAAGGATGCCCCCGGTGATGAAAATAGAAGTCCCCATTGCCATGGCACCACGAAGTGCCCTTGGGGCGATTTCCCCCAGATACAGTGGCTGAACGCATATGCCGATACCTGGCAATCAGCATATTATTAGAACAAAGTGTGGCACATTAACTTACAGACAAGACAAAACCTTcaataaatatacatttttcaacaCATCCAGCTAAGAAATAAAGACTGCAAACTACTGATGTCAACACTTCCCTTGACTAACGCACTGACATATTTACCCGCATTTACTCCTGTGAAAAATCGTCCAACGATGAGCAGTTCAAATAATCCAGTGGGGTAGCTCAGGCCCATCAACAGAGCAGCCAGTAAGGCAAATGCGTTGTTCATCATTAGTGTCCCCTTTCTTTGACACAGAATAATTGCCGTTAATTAAACTTGTATTGAAAGTGCCTTGTTTGGCGGGAAAGAATGCATGCAGTCTAATGGCTATTGCCAAAACAGTAATAGCCTATGTGTAAACACAAATATCCAAATGAGGATTCAAGCCATTATTAACAAAATACTTCTTTATACCTCCCAAATCGAATGGCCAGTGTTCCACCTATAGTTGCTCCAATGAATCCTCCTATTGTGAAAATGGACACGATGTTGGACCACAGGAGAGTGAGGTATTGCTCTGAGATGTCCTCATCATAGCGCTCCAGCCAGGTTTGGTTGATGAAATTCTGCACAGACTGGGAAAAAAGCACCCCTAACTCAACATAGCCTTGAAAAGCAGATGCACTGCTCACTGCTGAAATGGAATCGTAATTTGCATGACTTAAGAACGTATTATACCTCTGAATGTGTGTGAGAAATGTACCAACACACAGCAATTGCACAATACTGAAATGACATGGTAGAATGAATCTCTTTTTACTCAAAAGGGTTACATGTTACATGCTCGTAAGTGTTATTTTTTGCTGTTGTCATGATTCCCTTGTAAATGTGCCCTAAGATTTACATGGAGCCTCCagggctgtgtgtgactgcttaGACGGACTGTTTTCTGAACACACAGACATGGTTCAATGAGGACAGACTACAAATGATTATCCGATGTCAGTATCATCTTCTCATGAATTCAATAACACCAAAACATGTTCTATTTAGCCATCTAAGTATATTAAACTTAAAGGAGCAATCTGCAGGTTGAAACAATGACAAAATGTAATAACCCTCCactgtttcagtaaaaagctgagggagggGTCTGGATAAATGTAACCGagctcaaattcatagacatagCTATTGATGCAACGGCTGACCATCCACGACATACAAATGATAGTTTAAACCATGTTttaaggctatacagtgtttacaTTTACTTGGTCTACAAACATTGGAATAAAATAATCTCACATTTTGGGTTGTGATGGGGTACAGCAGTTGAACTAGGGGGCATTTACAAGTTACATTCTTAAGGAATAAGTAGGTCCATATCCTTAATTAAGTcccaaaatggatgtagcaacttcagaccccccccccccccctttttttttaagTAGACACATATTGACCATAATGTCTTACCTTGGTGGGGGCATTGATGATTGAAATATTATAACCATATTGAAAGGTTCCTCCAATGCAAGCTGCACAAACTGCCAGTAGAAGGGATTTGTTCGGACGCTGAAACCAATAACACACATAATTGGTGGTTTAGCATCAGATGATACGTTCAAATTCTGTGCTGTACTTTTCAACTTTCAGCATTGA from Oncorhynchus clarkii lewisi isolate Uvic-CL-2024 chromosome 30, UVic_Ocla_1.0, whole genome shotgun sequence includes the following:
- the LOC139390041 gene encoding solute carrier family 2, facilitated glucose transporter member 11-like isoform X2, which codes for MDSNEVSADLKKERPNKSLLLAVCAACIGGTFQYGYNISIINAPTKSVQNFINQTWLERYDEDISEQYLTLLWSNIVSIFTIGGFIGATIGGTLAIRFGRKGTLMMNNAFALLAALLMGLSYPTGLFELLIVGRFFTGVNAGIGICVQPLYLGEIAPRALRGAMAMGTSIFITGGILTGQVIGLKELLGKEEHWPILLCTTCIPAFLQLLILPWFPESPRYLLIDRGDDVGCRKAMKQLHGTDNFDREREDMERERVSAIGIKPKKPWQLFMDRSLRWQVLTIILLNAAQQLNGINAIYFYTDYVFEEAGIPDVNIPYVTVGTGACECLTALTCGMLIETLGRKVLIIGGYTLMAFWCICFTLTLTFQGAGVWMPYLSMGCVFAFILSFGLGPGGVTNILTTELFTQTSRPAAYMIGGSVNWLSFFVIGMVFPFIVTKLQQYCFLVFLVISVLVAVYIFLVVPETKNKTFLEIHTEFQSGDKRKASNADDGPRTTLLSTPL
- the LOC139390041 gene encoding solute carrier family 2, facilitated glucose transporter member 11-like isoform X1; protein product: MTKGDTEYQFLLEGSKETKKKIKRPNKSLLLAVCAACIGGTFQYGYNISIINAPTKSVQNFINQTWLERYDEDISEQYLTLLWSNIVSIFTIGGFIGATIGGTLAIRFGRKGTLMMNNAFALLAALLMGLSYPTGLFELLIVGRFFTGVNAGIGICVQPLYLGEIAPRALRGAMAMGTSIFITGGILTGQVIGLKELLGKEEHWPILLCTTCIPAFLQLLILPWFPESPRYLLIDRGDDVGCRKAMKQLHGTDNFDREREDMERERVSAIGIKPKKPWQLFMDRSLRWQVLTIILLNAAQQLNGINAIYFYTDYVFEEAGIPDVNIPYVTVGTGACECLTALTCGMLIETLGRKVLIIGGYTLMAFWCICFTLTLTFQGAGVWMPYLSMGCVFAFILSFGLGPGGVTNILTTELFTQTSRPAAYMIGGSVNWLSFFVIGMVFPFIVTKLQQYCFLVFLVISVLVAVYIFLVVPETKNKTFLEIHTEFQSGDKRKASNADDGPRTTLLSTPL